TCGCCCGCCCCTCTCTATCCTTGAACATCTTCAAGCCCCCTCACTCCTAGCGCGATAAAATGACTGGCATTGCCTGTGATCGGCCCGCCGGCCCGGCCAAGCAGCCCGCAGGGCGTTCCGTTAATGACGAACATGCCGGTCAGCAGATGCAGCTCGCCCTCCGCTGTCATGATCCGGGCCATTTCGGCCCTTTTCTGATAGACCACGGGGAAAAGCTGGCTGCTGTCATAGCCCTCTTCGTCCTCGATCTCAAGCGTGCCGCTGTCATCAAAGATCCGTACAGATCCGCCTTCGCGGCCGAATACAGATTTGGATACAAAGCTCTCTGAGAAGACTGCCTTATTGTACGTCGGCAAGATGTACCTGGATATGGCCTCGCGTTCCGGCTCCGTGAACAGCAGGCCAAGCTCGTACATTCCCCAGACAGCAGCCATCAGCCCCTTGGACTGGAGGATGATGCTATGCGGTCCGTTGAACAGCTGGAGCTTCCCGCTCTCAATGGCATAGGCCAGAGCCTCACCGCCTTCATCTACGGCCATCCACTCCTTCGGATACAGCGCGAACATCCGCTCTATGATCCGGTCCTCCCCGTCCTTGACCACACCCTCATCAATCGACAGATCCAGGCAATCGACACAGCGGATATCCAGTCCGCTATGCGCGGCCAGCGCCTCAATCGTCCCGCTGTCTTCCTCATGGCTGCCGTAGTCCACACAGGCTACCGTGTCCGGGCGCTCCACGCTCCAGGCTGCGGCCAGCTGCTGCTTCATGGCTGCATTCGGGCTCCCGATGCCTGCCTCTGCGCAGATCCATGGCGTAGCAATGGAAGCTTCCACATAGCCGGTCGGAGTATCCGCATTCAGCTCCAGCAGCTTGATCGTACCATCCCCCGCCACGGCAAAATCGAACCGGGCATACCGGCTGATCAGTCCTTGCTCCGGCAACGGGCAGTCATCCAGCATCTGCCACAGCACCGGGGGAATCCCGAGCAGGTCGTACAGGTCATGTCTGAGATGGACATAACGGACAGCTTTATCCAGAATCGCCCAGAGTGCTGCGGCGGCTTCCTTCAATTCCTGATAGGTCTCAATGCGCATCACAGCCACCGCATCCAGCCAGTATTCCTCGTCCTCCAGATCGGCCCAGGTGAAGCCCAGCTCATGCAGCCGCTCTACCCGGGGAGCGCGCTCCAGACCGGACTGGTCTATATACTCGAATGCCTGCTCCGCCTGGATCATCCGCCGAACCCGCTCTTGCCGGAGCGCACCGAGCTTTTGCCGGAGCTTTTACTGGAGCCGGATTTGGATTTACTCGAACCCAGCCCGCTTGAGGTGCCGCCGATGCCGCCCGATTTGGAAGAGGTATTCCTTCTGGTAATGGAGCCGGTGGATGAGGTCGAGGTCTTTGGCTTGACAACCGAGCCGGCCACCGGCTTGTTCTGGAATCGTCCGCTATTGTAGGAGGGCGGCTTATAGGTATTGCGTGTACCTCCATAATAAGTAGGCCTGTCATTGTACCAGCCTCTGGAAGAGTAGAACGAACCGCTATTGAAAAGCATGTGGTACAGAAGCACATCATCCCAGCCGAACCCCGAGTTATACCCGCCGTAATTGTTGATTACCGTCGTGCCGCCGGAGGTTACTGCGCCTTGCCCTTCCTGAACCTGTTCTTTCTGGTCTTCCGGATAGGGAATACTCCAGTCTACATTCTTGTCGAAATATTGCTTAACCTCCTCGGTAGACCAGGAGACCAGCTTAGGCTCCTCGCCGCCGGTGCCGCTTGCACCCGCTCCTCCGGGAATGAACAATGCGTTAGCCAGCAGCGCAATGCCGAGCGAGGTGGATAATACGCGGACCGGTTTGCCGTCCGGCGTGAACAGCCTGCTTATTGCAGGCTCTTTAACATTTTCGTCTTTTGCCAACTTAGGCCCTCCTTTCCTGGTATTCATCCTTAACCTTCCGTACGCATGGGAACCAGCAGAAGCTCCAGCTTCCCTTCATCCACATTCAGCCGTCCCTCTACCGTCTCGAATTCGCGGCCGCCAACGACAATATAATTGACATGCTCCAGAGCCGTAACCATATTCATGCTCCAGACGCGCTCTTCAATCATCTGCAGGTTACCTTCGGGCAGCTTCTCGAACAGGATGACCTTCAACCCGTTATCCATTCCTACTCCATCTCCTCTTGAATACTGGTATGCTTCTGATACGCTGCTATGACTCTTTCGTTTCAACTCCCGCAGCCTTGAATATGTATACCACAGGATATAAACAATAATGACAACAAGCAGTAATGCAGTGCCATGCTAC
This genomic interval from Paenibacillus sp. FSL H8-0332 contains the following:
- a CDS encoding glutathionylspermidine synthase family protein — translated: MIQAEQAFEYIDQSGLERAPRVERLHELGFTWADLEDEEYWLDAVAVMRIETYQELKEAAAALWAILDKAVRYVHLRHDLYDLLGIPPVLWQMLDDCPLPEQGLISRYARFDFAVAGDGTIKLLELNADTPTGYVEASIATPWICAEAGIGSPNAAMKQQLAAAWSVERPDTVACVDYGSHEEDSGTIEALAAHSGLDIRCVDCLDLSIDEGVVKDGEDRIIERMFALYPKEWMAVDEGGEALAYAIESGKLQLFNGPHSIILQSKGLMAAVWGMYELGLLFTEPEREAISRYILPTYNKAVFSESFVSKSVFGREGGSVRIFDDSGTLEIEDEEGYDSSQLFPVVYQKRAEMARIMTAEGELHLLTGMFVINGTPCGLLGRAGGPITGNASHFIALGVRGLEDVQG